In the Palaeococcus pacificus DY20341 genome, one interval contains:
- a CDS encoding UbiA prenyltransferase family protein — protein sequence MITSILKNTRILDGRAYIGLIAFALALNLEGASLETIILAMVAGVLYVAYSFAINNCFDVDTDSQNPQKHEKNPIASGELSFTVGLASSAVIGLLGLIFAYFTNEVMFAIYSIMLGLSTFYSVPPRLKAKPFLDVLSHGIFFGALPFLFGAYVDGVLSRPELIISIAIALYSFALEIRNHLGDYESDLKANLKTTPIVLGREKSQQLVFAFSLSAVLLLLYLVSPPFVIGASILVVQREYRIFDATITMLLLGYLLKAVVV from the coding sequence ATGATAACATCGATACTTAAAAATACTCGCATACTTGATGGTAGGGCTTATATCGGTCTGATAGCCTTTGCACTCGCTCTTAACTTGGAAGGGGCGAGTTTGGAAACGATTATTTTGGCGATGGTCGCAGGAGTACTCTATGTTGCATACTCTTTTGCAATAAACAACTGCTTTGATGTTGATACCGACTCTCAAAACCCACAAAAACATGAAAAGAATCCTATAGCAAGTGGAGAGCTGAGCTTTACTGTAGGATTAGCGTCATCCGCCGTAATTGGCCTACTAGGCCTAATATTCGCATACTTTACAAATGAAGTCATGTTTGCCATATACTCAATAATGCTGGGCTTATCTACGTTCTACTCAGTTCCGCCTAGGTTGAAGGCCAAGCCATTCTTAGATGTTTTATCCCACGGCATCTTTTTCGGCGCTCTGCCTTTCCTCTTCGGTGCCTATGTAGATGGAGTCCTTTCAAGACCGGAACTAATCATAAGTATAGCAATAGCACTGTACTCCTTTGCACTGGAGATTAGAAACCATTTAGGGGATTATGAGAGCGATTTAAAGGCAAATTTGAAAACTACGCCCATTGTATTGGGTAGAGAAAAGTCACAACAGCTGGTTTTTGCTTTCTCACTCTCTGCAGTACTCCTCCTTTTATATCTCGTTTCCCCTCCCTTTGTCATAGGGGCTTCAATACTGGTGGTTCAAAGAGAGTACAGAATCTTTGATGCTACAATCACAATGCTGCTGTTGGGTTACTTGTTAAAAGCGGTCGTTGTATAG
- a CDS encoding transcriptional regulator, translating into MEDIFKSLNQILKNFELTNSEIRIYSLLLKESLTPRQISKKLGLSERIVREKLRHLLELGLVERELINRGWIGYLYKARPSREALNTLIKKMEELLENFEKEVEKVL; encoded by the coding sequence TTGGAGGACATTTTCAAGTCCCTAAACCAGATTTTAAAGAACTTTGAGCTTACCAACTCAGAGATAAGGATTTACTCCCTTCTTCTAAAGGAAAGCTTAACTCCAAGGCAAATTTCGAAAAAACTGGGCTTATCTGAAAGGATAGTGAGGGAAAAGCTTCGTCACCTTCTAGAGCTCGGTTTGGTGGAGAGGGAGCTCATCAATAGAGGGTGGATAGGCTACTTATACAAGGCCAGACCATCGAGGGAGGCCTTAAATACTTTAATAAAAAAGATGGAAGAACTTTTGGAAAACTTTGAAAAAGAGGTAGAGAAAGTACTCTAA
- a CDS encoding flippase-like domain-containing protein: MVSEKVKRLFSIFAFLISITYLYIQVDFGELRVALQTASLEYLLLAFVLALLTVFISSLRWYLFLNQVQEASFKKTLRAYLSGYYLISILPPTLGHMAKVKLVGGDYFRALSSLAMSLVAEIIIVLSFALIFIGFTKIGVLILLFLLLILVYEKGIYNLANSFLNLLEKGGIREITSTLRSYSERLYHGWTKAKEDRAVFGVSFLLSFFTFLLQILGIIIVGKAFELSINLGQALKGFIISTIFASISGIPAGVGANEFGLVLGIGSSTKSAITAFTYKFIFQYVWAIVGAMVFYSILGGGNENSAGE, encoded by the coding sequence ATGGTCAGTGAAAAGGTGAAGAGACTCTTTAGCATCTTTGCATTTTTAATTTCAATTACCTATTTATACATCCAGGTGGACTTTGGGGAGCTTAGAGTAGCCCTTCAAACGGCCTCCCTAGAGTACCTCCTCTTGGCTTTTGTTTTAGCCCTTTTAACAGTCTTTATCTCGAGCCTCAGATGGTACCTGTTTTTAAACCAAGTTCAAGAGGCGAGCTTCAAAAAAACTCTTAGGGCATATTTAAGCGGCTACTACCTGATTTCGATTCTCCCACCAACGCTCGGCCACATGGCGAAGGTAAAGCTAGTGGGAGGCGATTACTTCAGGGCGCTCTCATCTTTAGCGATGAGCTTGGTAGCAGAAATTATAATCGTTCTCAGCTTTGCCCTCATATTCATAGGCTTCACAAAAATCGGAGTGCTGATACTGCTCTTTCTTCTACTTATTTTAGTATATGAGAAAGGGATTTACAATCTTGCAAACTCATTCTTAAATCTCCTCGAGAAAGGAGGAATAAGAGAGATAACCTCTACTTTGAGGAGTTATAGCGAAAGACTGTACCACGGATGGACTAAAGCGAAGGAAGACAGAGCTGTCTTTGGGGTATCTTTTCTGCTCTCGTTTTTCACTTTTCTTCTCCAAATTTTGGGCATTATCATAGTTGGAAAGGCATTTGAGCTTTCCATAAACCTTGGCCAAGCTTTGAAAGGCTTTATAATAAGCACAATATTTGCCAGCATTAGCGGAATTCCTGCAGGAGTGGGTGCAAATGAGTTTGGCCTCGTTTTAGGAATCGGCTCCTCAACTAAGTCTGCCATAACAGCTTTCACCTACAAGTTCATATTTCAATATGTGTGGGCTATTGTAGGAGCTATGGTGTTTTACAGCATTTTGGGTGGTGGCAATGAAAATAGCGCTGGTGAGTGA